Proteins found in one Candidatus Gastranaerophilales bacterium genomic segment:
- the mazG gene encoding nucleoside triphosphate pyrophosphohydrolase, which translates to MNNNNNNLQNLINIINTLRSPGGCRWDREQTHTSLKQNFIEETYEALDAIDENDMKALQEELGDVLLQVVLHSQIAKEGGYFNIEDVAQGISEKLIRRHPHVFGDTKVTSTKDIIDNWEVIKKEEKPERKSVLDGIPFSLPALMCAYKLSKKAVKAGFEWPNLNSLYQCIESEFEEFKSAVVKDDKENQEEEIGDILFAMVNLARWHKINPELALAKANKKFAKRFRQMESLADKPLQEYSFEEFDSLWNNAKESLKTK; encoded by the coding sequence ATGAACAATAATAACAATAATTTACAAAATTTGATAAATATAATAAATACTTTGCGTTCTCCGGGCGGTTGCCGGTGGGATAGAGAGCAAACCCATACTTCGCTCAAGCAGAATTTTATTGAAGAAACTTATGAAGCTTTAGATGCAATCGATGAAAATGATATGAAAGCATTGCAGGAAGAATTGGGTGATGTTTTGTTGCAGGTTGTTTTGCATTCCCAAATTGCTAAAGAGGGCGGGTATTTTAACATTGAAGATGTTGCACAGGGAATAAGCGAAAAACTTATCAGAAGGCATCCGCATGTTTTCGGCGATACAAAGGTAACTTCTACCAAAGATATAATTGACAACTGGGAAGTTATAAAAAAGGAAGAAAAACCCGAGCGCAAGTCTGTTTTAGATGGAATCCCCTTTTCTCTGCCGGCGCTTATGTGTGCTTACAAACTAAGCAAAAAAGCTGTTAAAGCAGGTTTTGAGTGGCCAAATTTGAACAGTCTGTATCAATGTATTGAGAGTGAATTTGAAGAGTTTAAATCTGCTGTTGTAAAAGATGATAAAGAAAATCAGGAAGAAGAAATCGGCGATATTTTGTTTGCTATGGTCAATCTTGCAAGATGGCACAAGATTAATCCTGAATTGGCGCTTGCAAAAGCCAATAAAAAATTTGCAAAAAGATTCAGGCAGATGGAGAGCCTTGCCGATAAACCGCTTCAAGAGTATTCTTTTGAAGAATTTGACAGTTTATGGAACAATGCAAAAGAGAGTTTAAAAACGAAATAA
- a CDS encoding ATP-binding protein, producing MYITPVRINSININKNNISGNGNNNTAIASQSCPNNEINRLSFTSRSFDPIFAPVRYIRVLIDSCSDKTKKLLKSQIEYDRERIFEDNCYQLSRQEIKQLYENELDRVRTPNMNDQEVGLNKIAGNNLLKLGLIRNVLLPLLQAMDGDLSAHCSLPNGICFFGPKGTGKTFLAKALGEHYESKGGHFAELKFTGNDEKDITNMQQVFAEAEQRYRESGNKKYTIVFLDEIDKTAASTDSANAHLIRTARLLGMVNNCKDKGVIFLSTANELSSASKDLLRNGRTDLRIPVGAVELFDLADMINHYIKKSGVKTEAKTKKIDYNAIIEGVRVSGLAYKPEMVEAVVNKALAKAKDYEGFNNLVFASAILSSGLKLTDKEQENLKKDEELARKLGGLNDNARYIGENTPLLEYYRTDRNYKSKPDSMFFTEDSSSGGDFIMP from the coding sequence ATGTATATTACTCCGGTACGAATTAATTCTATTAATATTAATAAAAATAACATTAGCGGTAATGGCAATAATAATACTGCTATTGCCTCACAATCTTGCCCCAACAATGAAATTAACCGGCTGTCTTTTACTTCCCGGAGTTTTGACCCGATTTTTGCGCCTGTCAGATATATCAGGGTTTTGATTGACAGTTGCAGCGATAAAACCAAAAAACTGTTAAAAAGCCAAATTGAATACGACCGGGAAAGGATATTTGAAGACAATTGCTATCAACTTTCAAGACAAGAGATAAAGCAGCTCTATGAAAATGAATTAGATAGGGTCAGAACACCAAATATGAACGATCAAGAAGTAGGTTTGAATAAAATAGCAGGTAATAATCTTTTAAAACTGGGGCTGATCAGGAATGTATTATTGCCTTTATTACAGGCGATGGATGGAGATTTAAGCGCACATTGCAGTCTGCCTAACGGAATTTGCTTCTTTGGACCTAAAGGTACCGGCAAAACATTTTTAGCTAAAGCGCTGGGTGAACATTATGAATCTAAAGGCGGACATTTTGCAGAACTTAAATTCACAGGCAATGATGAAAAAGATATCACAAATATGCAGCAAGTTTTTGCAGAAGCGGAACAAAGGTACAGAGAATCCGGCAATAAAAAATACACAATAGTATTTTTGGATGAAATTGATAAGACGGCTGCAAGCACGGACTCGGCTAATGCCCACCTCATAAGAACGGCAAGATTACTGGGAATGGTTAATAATTGTAAGGATAAGGGTGTAATTTTCTTATCCACGGCAAATGAGTTATCCTCAGCTTCAAAAGATTTGCTGAGAAACGGAAGAACTGATTTAAGAATTCCTGTGGGCGCTGTCGAGCTTTTTGATTTGGCAGATATGATTAACCACTATATTAAAAAATCAGGTGTAAAAACAGAAGCAAAAACTAAAAAAATTGACTATAATGCAATTATAGAAGGTGTCAGGGTCAGCGGCTTGGCATATAAACCCGAGATGGTTGAAGCTGTTGTGAATAAGGCATTAGCAAAAGCAAAAGACTATGAGGGATTCAATAACCTTGTTTTTGCAAGCGCTATTTTATCCTCCGGGCTAAAATTAACTGACAAAGAACAAGAAAATCTTAAAAAAGACGAAGAACTGGCAAGGAAATTGGGCGGTCTTAATGATAATGCCAGATATATCGGTGAAAATACCCCTCTTCTTGAGTATTACAGAACAGATAGGAATTATAAAAGCAAACCTGATTCTATGTTTTTTACAGAAGACAGCTCTTCCGGAGGCGACTTTATAATGCCTTAG